A single Pseudomonas sp. DC1.2 DNA region contains:
- a CDS encoding MarR family winged helix-turn-helix transcriptional regulator, which produces MKHFTPDAFQNCHLGLLLGRAALLKDRIIDAHMEPHGITAAQFKVLIIMAQFGVDTPAELCRHLSLDSGSMTRMLDRLEQKGFLARQRSEADRRQVQLRLTEEGQKLADRLPHIGADAMNELAGAISPDELKTLEQILKKILVAAGDSITLLRVGDQ; this is translated from the coding sequence ATGAAACATTTCACCCCGGACGCTTTTCAGAACTGCCACCTCGGTCTCCTGCTCGGGCGCGCTGCGCTGCTCAAAGACCGAATCATCGACGCGCATATGGAACCCCACGGCATTACCGCCGCGCAGTTCAAAGTGCTGATCATCATGGCCCAGTTCGGCGTCGATACCCCTGCTGAGTTATGCCGTCACCTGTCTCTGGACAGCGGTTCGATGACCCGCATGCTTGATCGTCTGGAGCAAAAAGGCTTCCTCGCTCGACAACGCTCCGAGGCTGATCGCCGTCAGGTTCAGTTGAGGCTGACCGAAGAGGGCCAGAAGCTCGCCGACCGTCTGCCACATATCGGCGCCGACGCCATGAATGAACTGGCGGGTGCCATCAGCCCGGACGAGTTGAAAACTCTGGAACAGATTCTGAAGAAAATCTTGGTGGCAGCGGGTGATTCGATCACGTTGCTACGGGTAGGTGATCAATGA
- a CDS encoding efflux transporter outer membrane subunit, with protein sequence MSGKTLRGNLSLVLLAMSLAGCASYSGLNTQAVSLDGKGLKAGQSLTGVTLSPAAWPSNDWWKSLGDPQLDGLIREALRDSPDLQIAEARAHQASAAAYAADAARMPTLDASAGVSRSRLAKDQDPRGQGDAYATVRNISSTFNYNFDLWGGQRDAWEAALGQARAAEVDQQAARLTLAADVARAYSDLGQAHIVYDLANDDLKRTRQMLDLSQRRLNSGIDSQYQYQQTESLEATSEASLIDAEKRLSSAKIALAVLLGKGPDRGNEIARPNILQASAVALPSVLPAELLGRRPDLVAARWRVEAASKNIAASKTQFYPNLNLSAAAGTESLLGDAMFGSASRFFNIAPTISVPIFDGGRLRANLDARDADYDLAVAQYNKSLVKALGDVSDTLNQLRDIGRQIGAQQHATEIAQDSYNTVVQRYGSGIGNYLDVLSIEQQLLQAQRQLASLNGQQIDLSIQLMQALGGGFQSETIASATPAPAKLNN encoded by the coding sequence ATGAGCGGTAAAACCTTAAGGGGCAACCTGAGCCTGGTGCTGTTGGCCATGAGCCTGGCCGGTTGCGCCAGTTACAGCGGTTTAAACACCCAGGCCGTCAGCCTTGATGGCAAGGGCCTCAAGGCCGGGCAATCGCTCACGGGCGTGACCCTGTCGCCGGCCGCGTGGCCCAGTAACGACTGGTGGAAAAGCCTCGGCGACCCGCAGCTCGACGGTCTGATCCGTGAAGCTTTGCGCGACAGCCCCGACCTGCAAATCGCCGAAGCCCGTGCCCATCAGGCCAGTGCTGCGGCGTATGCCGCCGACGCCGCGCGGATGCCGACGCTGGATGCCAGCGCCGGCGTCAGCCGCTCGCGCCTGGCCAAGGATCAGGACCCTCGGGGGCAGGGCGATGCTTACGCCACCGTGCGTAACATCAGCAGCACGTTCAATTACAACTTCGACCTTTGGGGCGGTCAGCGCGACGCTTGGGAAGCCGCACTCGGCCAGGCCCGTGCCGCCGAAGTCGATCAGCAGGCCGCGCGGCTGACACTGGCCGCCGATGTTGCACGTGCCTATAGCGATCTGGGGCAAGCGCATATCGTCTATGACCTGGCCAACGACGACCTCAAACGCACCCGACAAATGCTTGATTTGAGCCAGCGTCGCTTGAACTCCGGGATCGACAGCCAGTACCAGTACCAACAGACCGAAAGTCTGGAAGCGACCTCCGAAGCCAGCCTGATCGACGCCGAGAAGCGTTTGAGCAGCGCGAAAATTGCCTTGGCTGTGCTGCTGGGCAAAGGCCCGGACCGGGGCAACGAAATTGCCCGGCCCAACATTCTTCAGGCCAGCGCCGTGGCGCTGCCGTCGGTGCTGCCGGCTGAACTGCTCGGCCGGCGACCGGACCTGGTGGCAGCACGCTGGCGGGTCGAGGCCGCGAGCAAGAACATCGCGGCGAGCAAGACTCAGTTCTATCCCAACCTGAACCTCAGTGCGGCGGCGGGCACCGAGTCCCTATTGGGTGACGCGATGTTCGGTTCGGCCAGTCGTTTCTTCAACATTGCGCCGACGATTTCGGTGCCGATTTTCGACGGTGGCCGCTTGCGCGCCAACCTCGATGCCCGCGACGCCGACTATGACCTGGCGGTGGCGCAGTACAACAAAAGTCTGGTCAAGGCGCTGGGGGATGTCAGTGACACCCTCAATCAGTTACGTGACATTGGCCGCCAAATTGGCGCTCAACAGCACGCTACCGAGATTGCCCAGGATTCTTACAACACAGTGGTCCAGCGCTACGGATCAGGCATCGGCAACTACCTGGACGTGCTCAGTATCGAGCAGCAATTACTCCAGGCCCAGCGCCAGCTGGCCAGCCTGAATGGCCAGCAAATCGACTTGTCGATCCAACTGATGCAGGCGCTGGGCGGCGGTTTTCAAAGTGAAACCATCGCCTCGGCCACCCCAGCTCCCGCCAAGCTGAACAACTAA